From one Butyricimonas faecihominis genomic stretch:
- the recQ gene encoding DNA helicase RecQ, with product MGLQIDLHAKLKEYFGFDNFKGNQEQIIKNVLAGNNTFVLMPTGGGKSLCYQLPALILDGTAIVISPLIALMKNQVDAMRSFSASEGVAHFMNSSLSKNDILKVKEDVLSGKTKLLYVAPESLTKESNIEFLRKVHISFFAVDEAHCISEWGHDFRTEYRKIRPIVEQIGKAPIIALTATATPKVQHDIQKNLDMLDAQVFKSSFNRSNLYYEVRPKVDPTKDIIKFIKNNEGKSGIIYCLSRKKVEELTEVLCVNGIKAASYHAGMDASARSANQDKFLMEEVNVIVATIAFGMGIDKPDVRFVIHYDIPKSLEGYYQETGRAGRDGGEGYCLTFYSYKDIQKLEKFMQGKPIAEQEIGKQLLMETVSYAETSLCRRKVLLHYFGENYDEENCGACDNCLFPKKEFEGKEYLIDALNAILEVKEKFKVDHMVNILLGETDSMIKSYHHDELESFGVGSEKNAQFWNMVFRRALIANYIEKDIEQYGVIKLTEKGHEFLKEPKDFMLMEDHNFEESEEKLQEKGGVSALDNTLFAILKDLRKKIAKKNNLPPYVIFQDPSLEDMCTNYPITLEELANIQGVGTGKAQKYGQEFVEVIKQYVEDNEIERAQDLVVKTVANKSKFKVYIIQNIDRQIDLEDIASAEGLTFEELIKEMEAIVFSGTKLNIDYYINQILDEEQQQEIMDYFMEAKSDNIGDAYDEFEGDYSEEDLRLMRLKLHSKHGN from the coding sequence CTTGACGGAACAGCAATAGTGATATCACCACTAATTGCTTTAATGAAAAACCAGGTTGATGCTATGCGCTCATTCAGCGCATCGGAGGGAGTTGCCCACTTCATGAATTCGTCTCTTAGCAAAAATGATATTCTAAAGGTGAAAGAAGACGTGTTGAGTGGTAAAACAAAACTATTATATGTAGCCCCAGAGTCACTGACCAAAGAGAGTAATATTGAATTCTTACGGAAAGTACATATTTCCTTCTTTGCGGTGGACGAAGCACACTGTATATCCGAATGGGGACACGATTTCCGTACCGAATATCGCAAGATCAGACCGATCGTGGAGCAAATCGGAAAAGCGCCGATTATCGCTTTAACAGCAACCGCTACCCCGAAAGTCCAACACGATATTCAGAAAAACCTGGATATGCTGGATGCCCAAGTGTTCAAGTCTTCCTTTAACCGTTCCAACCTCTATTACGAGGTTCGTCCGAAGGTAGACCCGACAAAAGATATTATCAAATTCATTAAAAACAATGAAGGCAAATCAGGTATTATCTACTGTCTGAGCCGTAAAAAAGTGGAAGAACTCACGGAAGTCCTTTGCGTGAACGGAATCAAGGCTGCTTCCTACCACGCCGGGATGGATGCCTCGGCCCGTAGTGCCAATCAAGACAAATTCCTAATGGAAGAAGTCAATGTCATCGTGGCAACAATCGCTTTTGGTATGGGTATTGACAAACCGGACGTACGATTCGTCATCCATTATGATATTCCGAAAAGTCTTGAGGGATATTACCAGGAGACCGGAAGAGCCGGACGGGACGGAGGTGAAGGATATTGCTTGACATTTTACAGCTACAAAGACATCCAAAAACTGGAAAAGTTCATGCAGGGTAAACCGATTGCCGAACAGGAAATTGGGAAACAACTTCTCATGGAAACCGTTTCCTACGCAGAAACTTCTCTTTGCCGCAGAAAAGTACTGTTACACTACTTCGGTGAAAACTATGATGAAGAAAATTGCGGGGCCTGTGACAACTGCCTGTTCCCGAAGAAAGAATTCGAAGGAAAAGAATACTTGATCGATGCCTTAAATGCCATCCTTGAAGTAAAAGAGAAATTCAAGGTGGACCATATGGTAAATATTCTTCTCGGGGAAACCGATTCCATGATAAAATCGTATCATCATGATGAACTGGAATCTTTTGGTGTCGGTTCTGAAAAGAACGCACAGTTCTGGAACATGGTATTCAGACGCGCTTTAATTGCTAATTATATAGAAAAAGATATTGAACAATACGGGGTCATAAAATTAACTGAAAAGGGCCACGAATTTTTAAAAGAACCTAAAGACTTTATGCTGATGGAAGATCATAATTTTGAAGAATCAGAAGAGAAACTTCAGGAAAAAGGGGGAGTATCAGCACTCGACAACACTTTATTTGCCATCCTGAAAGATTTACGGAAAAAGATTGCCAAGAAGAACAATCTACCACCGTACGTGATTTTCCAAGATCCGTCCCTAGAGGATATGTGTACCAACTACCCGATCACGTTGGAAGAACTGGCCAACATTCAAGGTGTAGGCACAGGGAAAGCTCAAAAATACGGACAGGAATTCGTAGAGGTAATCAAACAATACGTTGAAGACAACGAGATCGAAAGAGCGCAAGACTTGGTGGTTAAAACTGTTGCCAACAAATCGAAATTCAAAGTATATATCATTCAAAATATTGACCGCCAAATTGATTTGGAAGACATTGCCTCTGCAGAAGGCCTTACCTTCGAAGAACTGATCAAAGAAATGGAAGCCATCGTTTTCTCCGGGACCAAACTTAACATTGATTACTACATCAACCAAATTCTGGATGAAGAACAACAACAAGAAATCATGGACTACTTCATGGAAGCCAAAAGCGACAATATTGGAGATGCCTATGATGAATTCGAAGGCGACTACTCTGAAGAAGATCTTCGTCTGATGCGACTGAAACTACACTCCAAACATGGAAATTAA
- a CDS encoding MgtC/SapB family protein, translating to MTWDFFFRLLVAGVLGAIIGLDREYRAKEAGFRTHFLVALGSALFMIVSKYGFWDILGNTGIGLDPSRIAAQVVSGIGFLGAGTIIIQKLFVRGLTTAAGIWATSAIGLAVGAGQYWLGISAMLLTLLGLEGLGYIFQKISQRNVLLIFTTTSQEVIKEVTDEIKRKKHTISSYSTESSKLGDMTTYRVTMVIRTHKTGDETLLFQFIQHLPDVMIDRME from the coding sequence ATGACATGGGATTTTTTCTTTAGGTTGTTAGTGGCCGGAGTTTTAGGGGCCATCATAGGTTTGGATCGTGAATACCGGGCGAAGGAGGCGGGATTTAGGACTCATTTTCTGGTGGCCTTAGGTAGTGCGCTTTTTATGATCGTGTCAAAATACGGTTTTTGGGATATTCTTGGGAATACGGGGATCGGTCTTGACCCGAGTCGTATTGCGGCTCAAGTGGTGAGTGGTATCGGTTTTTTGGGGGCGGGGACTATTATTATCCAGAAGTTATTCGTGAGAGGATTGACCACGGCTGCCGGGATATGGGCTACTTCTGCCATTGGACTTGCAGTTGGAGCCGGACAATATTGGCTGGGAATCAGTGCGATGTTGTTGACTTTGTTGGGGTTGGAAGGTTTAGGATATATTTTCCAAAAGATTAGCCAGAGAAATGTATTGTTAATATTTACGACAACAAGTCAAGAGGTGATCAAGGAGGTTACCGATGAGATAAAGCGTAAAAAGCATACGATCAGTTCTTACTCTACCGAGTCGTCCAAGTTGGGAGATATGACTACTTACCGGGTGACGATGGTTATTCGAACCCATAAGACTGGAGATGAAACTTTGCTATTCCAGTTTATACAGCATTTGCCGGATGTGATGATTGATCGGATGGAATAA